The Xenopus laevis strain J_2021 chromosome 4L, Xenopus_laevis_v10.1, whole genome shotgun sequence genomic sequence gctctgaattacaagagGATGGGACTGGGATTTGCTATCAAACGGGCATATGCACGCTTTAAAAAAAGTGATAAAGTAAAAGTGAAATTAGCACTTTTACCCACGATCATGTATTAACAGATGGCAGATCCACGAAAAGGTGACTTAGACCtggtattaaattaaaaaaaaagacaaaaaaaaaaaaaactactatttcAGAATATTACTGGATTTGGCTTTTGAAGTCATGATAcccaaaagggttaaatgaagaatttgctttttataacaatattgctgcaattgtttttttatttctttaattatagTTTAACTTTTAGGTTTGTTACTTTACTGGAATACTTttggacacaaaaaaaaaaaaaattatacccgACCCACCACCCTCAGCACGCCCGTATTCAACTTCCAGGTTCCATTTATAGACGCatcccgccgatgacatcacaaaaggggcagggcgtgCAGGCGCATGGCCGGAAGTCAGCATTTGAAGGTGacgagagcaggagaagagctcaacccacacccgcaaagaggagtgcgaggtcggcccaaacctgctagtatcgggccggcctgcacatcactattggacGCTCATTTTTGATACTTTGATGGGAGAGTTTGACACTTAGGACCGATTCTTTAGTGTTTGAAGCTGGACATTTCTCTGCGGATTCTAAAAAGATTAGATGTGGATTCCTACTGGTCCTTTATAATAGGTGTAATTCGAATTAACCTAGGATGTGCACTTGCTTGTACTCCCACTAATTGTGTTAATGGCCAATCCTTTAAAAGTTGTGCACGTTTGatctgtatgcttgacaaaggggttctccccgaaatgttgcattaCTGAATCAGCAAGGGCTTGCCTGTTACTAGTATCCGTGTGCCGGAGTATTTCTCACTCTTCCATATAAAGAAGACACTCACCTGCATGAAGTTATCACTGGTGGCCACGCCCTCCTGGCGCAGAACACCAACCAGCTCACTGGCCCTTTCCTTATCCTCATCAGATCTGTCGAGtgattggaggattattttgctgatcATTTCAGGAATGAAATGCTTGGGAGCCCTCATTTCTTTCACACTGTTTATGGCATCGGCTGCGTTTCCGTTATTCAAGTATTCTGTGACAAATGCTTCCTGCGAAGATCAATCaagagtgtgttttttttactggaaagtcaATCACCTGGTTCACTGGAATTTAACCCATACAAGTACAGCATGCACTGCTTGCTACTAAATGCAGCAGGGCTGATCAGTTATTGTTTTAATGGTTGCAGGGCCACGAGTTAACTTCTTGCACACTAATCACAGCAAGGGAATGATGCAGCCAACAGTGAGTTGCAGTTCTGCTAATAACGGCAAACGTTTGGTATTTCAGCCTTTGGATTGTACAGTTAATGACTTTAGTTTAGTTCCTCTCATCTTACAGGTCTATACAAGTTTAAATAGGgggaacacacacacaatggcaGGTACTCACAGTGAGTTTAATTAGTTCTTCCTTAGAAGGAGGCGGCTTTTTAATACTCTTTGCAGGTTTTTCTTGAATTGGCGGCGGGTTGGTTTTCAGCCCAAGTTGAGGAGTCTGGGAAGGAAGACAggccagttaaagggatactgccatggggaaACATGTCAACCCCACCCAAGatgcatcagttactagtgctgttccagaagaattctgcactgaaattagtttctcaaaagagcagactatttttatatttaattttgaaatctgacatggggctagacatatcagtttcccagctgcccccagtcatgtgacttgtgctctgatttcagtcactctttactacaagttggagtgatatcacccccccccccagcagcctaacagaacaatgagaaggtaaccagatagcagctccctaacacaagataacagctgcctggtagatctaagaacaacactcaatagtaaaatccaggtaccactgagacacattcagttacattgagtaggagaaacaataggctgccagaaagcagttccatcctaaagtgctggctctttctgaaatcacatgaccaggcaaaatgacctgagatgcacctacacaccaatattacaactaaaaatacacttgctggttcgggaatgacattttatattgtagagtgaattatttgcagtgtaaacagtgtcattgagaaataaaactacaccataaaaatcaagaccgAAGTCCTTTAACATCTACCATGAAAGATACATCAGGGGTATTTCAATTTCTCACCTGCCCCATGGGTGGGGTTTGAGTACGAGGCGGAATCATCATTGTCTGAGGCTGGAGCTTTGGCACTTGGCTTTTATTCATTAGGAAAGACTGAGCAGGTCTCAGACTGATCTGAAGAAACAAAAACGCTTATGTTAGAAGGGAGATAACCAAGTCCACATGAGGTTTTAATAAGAACAAAAGCTAAGCCCTCAGATCTCATAATCGTGCTCAGTGGACACTGGTTACTCAGAAAGAGGGGAGAGAGTAGAGAAATAGAAGGGAAGAATTGGGGCAAGAATGGGTGTGGATGTAGGGAGGGGGGGCGAGTAGCCAGCATTTGTCCTCGTAATAACGCGTCTTTTAGTAATCACAGGGCACACAGCAACACATGTTTAGCAGATTTAGGATTTACCTCATCTGCATTTAGTTGTCCTTTCTTGATAAACCTAGGCGGCATATCCTTAGACTGTCCTTGCTGTGAGAGGAGACCTTGGCTCTGGTAAAGTTGGCTTTGCCCCTAGGAAAACCAGAAATAAAGCGGTTAATGTTTGCAAGGAGTGACTTGGTAAAGCCAGGGAGCATCTTcaaacacaaagggggttatgaAATAAGTCACCAAGTCTGCCCCagagcagcaaccaatcagcaggtaacatttactggtcacctgtttaaatgtggatctcttattggttgctatgggttactgctcctgggcaaactaagtgacttattacatatggggggaaattctgcagtgaaacaattatctttagttcttaaaggggaggggggaggagatCAGATGCCACTAAAATAAAGACCATCCTAAAATAAAGACCATCCTAAAATAGGGCATTTCATCCTGCAGGTGTGTAGGAAACGGCAAGAATGAGATTTAATCTCGGTCGTCTCCAGTGATGTTCAAAAGCTGCAAGATTCTATACAACCTGTTTCCAGCTATACACAAGTGGGCCATTGAGCACTAAGAAAACCTGAACAACTATAAACATAACAGAATTCAGGCTTCCGAAGGAAATCCATGTAACCATCTAATGAGTTTTATTTCAGCAAATACAATGTGATTGGTGCCTCCGGACATTAAAGTGGGTGTAAGGATAAGAGTAGTGAATATAAgctattatttcagaaacaatgctgaaGTTTTAAGTCAGTAGGAGGAagcttattaaaaacatttttgcaatagtttccctttaaaaagtaagACTTTTACTAATCCTCCCCTTAAGGATGAATTGAGATTATGAATCATCAGATGGAGATAGGTCAAAGAAATGCTGGAAATTACCTGACTCTTCATGAAGGGTTTGCTTCCAATCTCAAACTGGGATTGTGTAGGAGGTAGTATGTGGCCTCCATGACCATTGAATAGCTGGCTCGAACGATGACGTCCCATTGTTGGCGAAAACCTGTCTTGTATAACACCTGGACCAGTACCAATACCGCTACCTATGGTTAGAACATAAAATTGGTATAAATAAACCAGATCTGAACAGCCAAGCTACCCACATGGCAACAGCTCACAACCTGCCCAACAATGAAAAAAGGTTCCATAGTCAGTCTAATATGCCCTTTAATAGGCCACATTTTGCAAGGCAGTAACAGAGGGAGGGTCAACCCATacctggcatttgcctgaacatATCAGCAAGTCCTCCTAGTGGGTCCCTGTCCAGCTTCATTCTTGGTGGCATAAACGGTCCATCCAAAAAGAAGTCATTTCTCATTCCTTGAGACATAGAAGCAGGAATAAAAACTCCTAgatccttaaaataaaaaaaaaaaagtgttatcaGACAATAGGGCGGAGATTAGGGCCGATTGCAAAGGTGATAGAAAAAGTCCAAATTACTTACTTTTACTGCATCATGGCGGATTTGAGTGATGGTCTTTGGTCCATTGTCATTGAAAGCGGTGCGAGGAGCCCAATTGTTTGCTCGCAACTCCATAGTATCCTTATTAAAAAGAGAATACACAATTTTAAATTTCCTCCGAGCATGAAGCATTGCTGAATAAAATAAGAGGCAAAAACAGACTTACTTGCAGCAGGAAACGAATCCTTGCTGGCAACTCCTTATTTGCCTTCAAAGCGCACATACGGGCAAAGTACTGATCCATCAAGGActatagaaaaaacaaaacaaaacacaaattagtTTCAGGCCACAATAACAGCCCTTTAAGTAGCgctagatatacaggtatgtgactggttatccagaatgctcaggacctggggtttccagataacagatctttaggtaatttggatcttcatatgttaaaggggttcaccttcaaaccttgttttgttcagttggtttcagattgttcaccagaaagacttctatttgtgactgtttttctaatatagaagcagctcggggggggggggggggttggtgcaCAGATtaactgttccaaattgatacatttgttatttgttcctgctgagcagaatcagaGATTAactaaagacagctgttagaattgatccCAGAAGTTgtgaaatatatcaactaaatgtagcaaattgtaacaggttGGATGCTGCAGGATTACGGAGCCGACACACTGAAAAACACGTAGCACAATCATTAAACTTTAAGCTTCcaattttgggaaataaaaaaggttttgtttatGATGAAGAATCTGAAAACCACCAAACTAAAAACACGGGTTGagaggtgaccaacccctttaagtctgctagaaaatcatgtaaacatgaaataaagccaataggctggttttgcttccaataaggattaattatatcttagttgggatcaagtacaagctacagttgtgtttattacacagaaaaaggaaatcatttttaaaaatttggcttatttggataaaatgtagtctatgggagatggcctttccataattcagaacttcttggataaccggtttctggataatggattccacaaGCATTACACATTCAGAAGCTTTTTGCCAGTGTAACATACCTTGGCTTTTTCATGGTCTAATCTTGGACCCACAGTCCTCATTATCTGACAGAGACACTCCAAATCTTCCCCCATATCCTTAAGTTGTactctcttcttcttttccaaAAGCTGCAAGAGAAATTTCATTACATCCTGGCAAATGTAGCTACAGACCAATTTAAAAGCAGCCCAACTCCCTGAATTGAAGCCCTCATATCTCATAATCAGACTCTCATTGGACACTGGAGACCCACAAGGAAGAGTGGGGGTTGGGAGAGAGAAGAGAGGtggaggaaagaaagaaattgaGAAAAGAGAAAGCAGGTCTTCAGCATTTGTCCTCGTGTTGTCAGTTTATAATCACAGGGCCACAGCTGCTGCTCATGTGCAGGCCataaagatttaaaggggtggttcacattcaagttaacttttagtatactatagaatggacaattctaagcaacttttcaattggcctttgatagtttttgaattatttgcagctttgaaatgggggtcactgacccaatctaaaaataaaagctcTGGAAGGGCTACaagtttgttactttttattactcatctttctattcaggcctctcctattcaaatcagtgtatggttgctaaagaatttggatactagcaaccagactgctgaataaaagctcaactcaaaatccacaaaacaaaaattgcaagttgtctcctttcacaaaggatttggccgaatccaaaatagtggattcggtgcatccctagtattaatacGCAAATTAAAGTTCAGCCAAGCAGTAAAAGTAAACAAAAAGatccttaaaggagttgttcaccttcaaattagtatgatgtagagtgattctgagaatttgcaattgatttttttttgcatttctggctttcgagttatttagcagctctgcagtttgcaattttagcagtctggttgctaggattcaagtttccctagcaaccagactggaatataaataagaggagCCGAATAGTAAgatgaataaaaaagtaacaacaacaacaccacatttgtagccttagagcacTTGTTTTTCGAGTCAGAAggctaattatttaaaaactataaaaaataaaaaaagtgataaaacaccaatttaaaagttgcttaaaattgtccattcaaaatattaaattatcTTAAAAGGTAAACGACTCATTTAACTCAAGTGCCGGACTAGAAAGGATCCATCAGAACCATATTTGTGTTAGCCAAATATCTGGCACTTACTGCTTTGATGCACCTATGAAGGATAGATTCATGTATGAGGTCAAGCTTGCCAAGCTCTCCAATAAATTTGATGTTTCCCAGCATCTTAATCTTAGCGATCGCTCTCTGCTCCTCTTCCTCAGGAAGGAGTGGGCTGTCCCGCTTGTCATATACTGCAAAGACAGGGCAAAGAGTTTGTGTTCATGCAGGTGGCAGGGTGTTTTAATGTTAAGAATCAGACAGGGAAGGGGAGATTACCTTCAACATTTCTGGATCGGTTCTCAAATTCATCTTGAAGCTTTGATATTAGGAGGCGTCTAAACGTCTGAAAGATACAACTCCCAGTAAATACCTGCCCATGTATGGATAACCGATTTGCAAGCCACCCATCTATCCCCCCCTCCACTCATTTTTCAGCATGGAACGGTGATGCCACAAAGTGCGGCCAAACCAGAGGAATAGACTTACTGTGCTTTGCTTCTGCCCTGGGGGACCGTCAGCTGACGGACCGTCAAAGTTTGGTGCATCTTCTGCTAATCGCAGACATAGCTGAGCATAGAGTGAGCTGTACTTTGGCTCTTCAAGGGCTTTGTCTacaatctgaaataaaaaaagaaaagctacaGTCACAATAGTAGTGCAGCCACTGTAACAACAATGAGACCAATGTGGTTTAAAGGTTGTGTGAAGGGCCTAGAGACGTCATCACATGAAAGGTGGTTGCAAGTGTAACCGTCAGTTTTCCTAAGTCAACATGTGTTTCCCACATAGTATATGATCCTAACAGGAGCAGACCTAGTGACTATTCTGGTGCTGCAGTCTACAGTTATCAGCAAAAAGCcaacataatatacatatataccctGGTCACTGGAAGCTTCAGAGACTCAGCAGAGATCAGCCAGACTTAATACTAGTCAGCAATATTCCCATAATTCAACCCATTTTCACAAGGAAGTTTAGCACTGAAGAACAGttgggtgcagatttatcaagggttgaggaAGTTTTGAatgaaaaagttcaaatttcgagctattttttgtttacttcgactagggaatagtccaaattcaatttcaatATGAAAAAGTTCTGCCGAATATGGACCAATACGATCAAAattggacctatttggccaaaaaaaaaaaaaccctcaactgaatttcgtttggtctttttgaatttcaaagttttcgattcgaaattagacccttgataaatatgccccttgaagTAGGATTAAGATTCAAATATCTACAAGAGAATATTTTAGTATTAAGTTCAGGAGACCCAGGCAACCACATGCCCAATTAAGGTAGAGTaacaccacatttttttaatgcttaattgCCAAAGCAGCTAATAGGCAAGGCTTACTTCCacctttgattttattttttcccaaggtagagattaaaaaaaaaaaacacccaaaaaaacttgactttataaAAACCcgtattaaaacaaacatttttttttacgtttggggcaatatgaatggaaCCAGTACTTACAAGCAGTATGACTCCTTTAAGGATGAGTTTGGAATCTACACCCACATTGAGGAGCTCAAGGCATAGCTTGTCAAACTTCTCAGGAGCAAGCTTGTTTAAGATgctaaaaaggaagaaaaaaattattaaaagttgTATTTCAGAACTGAATCTCAAACTGCAAAAGCAATTGCAACTAGCAGCTAATCTTAAACTTCATTATCCAGGCGCTTTACACCCACCAGCTAAAGAGGCAGCCGCAATTCCCCTTGCTATGCCAGCACTCACCCTCTCACTTTCCTAAAGATTGCATCGTGCCGTTCTTTCTCGCTTGAGGAGCTGAGCGCAGTATTTGCGGAGTTGTTTGTGGAGTTGACATCTCGTTTAGTGCTTCGTGAAGGAACCCATCTTTGAACGccaggccctggggttttccccAGGTACTCGCTGTAAGGGACAAGAAGGAGAGATAGTCAAGTGGCTGCTTCAATAGACAATCGTATTATACattgccattaaaggggtggttcgcctttacgttcgcttttagtaggttatagaacggccaattctaagcaacttttcgattggtcttcattacctTTTATagtctgtctttttcttctgtttagctttcaaacggggtcatttatccccatctaaaaacaaatgctctgtaaggctgcacatttgttactcatctttcaagtcagtgcctctcctattcataagtgagagtttttattacaataaggattactttTACTACATCATTGCTACAGAAAAACTAGGGGGAGTTACTTTTACTACATCATTGCTACAGAGAAACTAGGGGGAGTTACTAACTGACTGTGTACACCACCGGTCTATAGTTAGCAGCATACATCTGAGACGTATAGTTGCATGTACAGTGAGAAAAGTTTTTCTATTTTGGTTTCATTTATTGTGTTGGCTTGCTTTTTATAAGAGAGAAGCACTCCgttttattgatatattttacaagtttatattttttaatgtagcaCCTAAAGAGCCTTTGAATTCAAGGGCTGTGGGAATAGATACAAAGCATCATGTTCTACTTTCCTATAAGT encodes the following:
- the nat1 gene encoding eIF4G-related protein NAT1 (non-AUG (GUG) translation initiation codon; The RefSeq protein has 1 substitution compared to this genomic sequence), whose product is MESAIAEGGASRFSASSSGGARGASQHYPKTVGNSEYLGKTPGPGVQRWVPSRSTKRDVNSTNNSANTALSSSSEKERHDAIFRKVRGILNKLAPEKFDKLCLELLNVGVDSKLILKGVILLIVDKALEEPKYSSLYAQLCLRLAEDAPNFDGPSADGPPGQKQSTTFRRLLISKLQDEFENRSRNVEVYDKRDSPLLPEEEEQRAIAKIKMLGNIKFIGELGKLDLIHESILHRCIKALLEKKKRVQLKDMGEDLECLCQIMRTVGPRLDHEKAKSLMDQYFARMCALKANKELPARIRFLLQDTMELRANNWAPRTAFNDNGPKTITQIRHDAVKDLGVFIPASMSQGMRNDFFLDGPFMPPRMKLDRDPLGGLADMFRQMPGSGIGTGPGVIQDRFSPTMGRHRSSQLFNGHGGHILPPTQSQFEIGSKPFMKSQGQSQLYQSQGLLSQQGQSKDMPPRFIKKGQLNADEISLRPAQSFLMNKSQVPKLQPQTMMIPPRTQTPPMGQTPQLGLKTNPPPIQEKPAKSIKKPPPSKEELIKLTEAFVTEYLNNGNAADAINSVKEMRAPKHFIPEMISKIILQSLDRSDEDKERASELVGVLRQEGVATSDNFMQAFLTILDQCPKLEVDIPLVKSYLAQFAARAIIAELVSLSELAQPLENGTLFPLFLLCLQQLAKLQDREWLTELFQQSKINMQKMLPEIDQNKDRMLEILEGKGLSFLFPLMKLEKELLKQIQMDPSPQTIYKWIKDNISPKLHLDKGFVNILITSFLQYISNDACLEEESDLSSAPAKEQLDQEKQLLLAFKPVMQKFLHDHVDLQVSALYALQVHCCSKNYPKGMLLRFFVHFYDMEIIEEEAFLAWKEDITQEFPGKGKALFQVNQWLTWLETAEEEESEEEAD